A window of Pyrobaculum aerophilum str. IM2 contains these coding sequences:
- a CDS encoding aldehyde ferredoxin oxidoreductase N-terminal domain-containing protein translates to MIILEIDVERRAVSRREIDASGPVEAALAIHKERETWRLDPLSPQVPVVFGMGPFVGGRLYGVHRLIFIFKSPQTGTLHVSALGGAAYKAMGMGAQAVSIVGRAPTPTAIFISQGYVKFAEVKPGDAYETINSLYREFKNFFLENDARALVVGPAAYTTYNGAVVSVDVDVRKGEFKLGAEDFAARGGPGTALAQGHNVAAIVVGGPKRPHFEKVTDAEAINQIFNKSFGRPYLDVLNEKTVKYRFDQKLRTGGTFGVNYPHYRDLLPLFGYKSIYMSREERVKHADLILQLFWKPFQEEVFEKGRSWYNCGEPCPVVCKKVWRGKKVDYESFHAMGPFIGNYLFQEAVPLVDKVDKLGLDAIEMGHLVAWLFDAVHAGLLKPEELGLDDTPAFDPARFDPHGDSKKNARLAGHLLDNFVNNSTEVLALVARQGIRKAARELEKRFSDRVKAAGVRFRDLAVYAAFGTEGYMTPNFYWAPGLIAPMYIQGRYWTNYNPTFMLPEDFAKSSYDRAVAEAYIDNAGICRFHRGWAEPVLAELYALVGVKPPTSQLYRDLAYYAKLAGAEPMPWESKRARDLVSTLARELGAKDWKFEDYDDYYEWWVRFFSTVNRLIFATPTTV, encoded by the coding sequence ATGATAATACTTGAGATAGACGTGGAGAGGAGGGCTGTCTCCAGGCGGGAGATAGACGCGTCGGGCCCCGTGGAAGCTGCGCTGGCTATTCACAAAGAGCGGGAGACCTGGCGCCTAGACCCACTGTCGCCGCAAGTCCCAGTGGTATTCGGCATGGGTCCCTTCGTTGGGGGGAGGTTATACGGCGTGCACAGGCTGATATTTATTTTCAAAAGCCCCCAGACGGGCACGTTGCACGTCTCGGCGCTAGGGGGGGCCGCCTATAAAGCCATGGGCATGGGCGCACAAGCCGTGTCAATAGTGGGTAGAGCCCCCACGCCTACTGCCATTTTTATTTCACAAGGCTATGTAAAATTCGCAGAAGTGAAGCCGGGCGACGCCTACGAGACTATAAACAGCTTGTACAGAGAGTTTAAAAACTTCTTCCTCGAAAACGACGCCAGGGCGCTAGTAGTAGGCCCGGCGGCCTATACTACATACAACGGGGCTGTGGTCTCTGTAGATGTTGACGTGAGAAAAGGGGAATTTAAACTCGGCGCTGAGGACTTCGCCGCAAGAGGCGGGCCGGGCACCGCCCTCGCCCAGGGGCATAACGTGGCGGCAATAGTAGTGGGGGGGCCGAAGAGGCCCCACTTTGAGAAAGTGACCGACGCCGAGGCGATAAACCAAATCTTTAATAAGAGCTTTGGCAGGCCCTACCTTGACGTATTAAACGAGAAGACTGTAAAGTATAGATTTGACCAAAAGCTAAGAACCGGCGGGACTTTCGGCGTTAACTACCCGCACTACCGCGACTTGCTCCCCCTCTTCGGCTACAAGTCAATATACATGAGCAGAGAGGAGAGGGTGAAACACGCCGACTTAATACTACAACTGTTCTGGAAGCCGTTTCAAGAGGAGGTGTTTGAAAAGGGCAGGAGTTGGTACAACTGCGGAGAGCCCTGCCCGGTGGTGTGTAAAAAAGTATGGCGCGGCAAAAAGGTGGATTACGAATCTTTCCACGCCATGGGCCCCTTCATAGGGAATTACTTATTCCAAGAGGCAGTGCCGCTGGTGGACAAAGTGGACAAGCTCGGCCTCGACGCCATAGAGATGGGCCATTTAGTCGCGTGGCTATTCGACGCAGTACACGCCGGCCTTTTAAAACCCGAGGAGCTGGGGCTGGACGACACGCCGGCCTTCGACCCAGCGCGTTTTGATCCCCACGGCGATTCGAAGAAAAACGCCAGGCTGGCAGGGCATTTGCTCGACAATTTTGTAAACAACTCCACTGAGGTACTGGCGCTAGTCGCCCGCCAGGGCATTAGAAAGGCGGCGCGGGAGTTGGAAAAGCGGTTTTCAGACAGAGTAAAAGCCGCCGGCGTTAGGTTCAGAGACTTGGCCGTATACGCCGCGTTTGGCACAGAGGGGTACATGACTCCCAACTTTTACTGGGCCCCCGGGCTGATTGCGCCTATGTACATCCAGGGGAGGTACTGGACAAATTACAACCCCACCTTCATGCTCCCGGAGGACTTCGCCAAATCTTCATACGACAGGGCCGTGGCTGAGGCCTATATAGACAACGCGGGGATATGCAGATTCCACAGAGGCTGGGCAGAGCCCGTACTGGCGGAGCTCTATGCGCTAGTAGGCGTGAAGCCGCCCACGTCACAGCTCTACCGAGATCTTGCTTATTACGCCAAACTGGCAGGCGCGGAGCCAATGCCCTGGGAGAGCAAAAGGGCACGAGACCTAGTCTCAACCCTGGCCAGAGAGCTAGGCGCCAAAGACTGGAAATTTGAAGACTACGACGACTACTACGAGTGGTGGGTTAGGTTCTTTTCTACAGTAAATCGGTTGATCTTTGCAACGCCCACGACGGTCTAG
- a CDS encoding NifB/NifX family molybdenum-iron cluster-binding protein has product MRLAEYNVVITKEIGMPAYYALRSKGVKILLAEGKTLREVLERAKKGELKEFPPEMAHEPRHHH; this is encoded by the coding sequence GTGCGTTTAGCGGAATATAACGTCGTTATTACAAAAGAGATCGGCATGCCGGCATATTACGCGTTGAGAAGCAAAGGGGTGAAAATACTCCTCGCAGAGGGTAAAACCCTCCGCGAGGTGTTAGAAAGGGCTAAAAAAGGCGAGTTAAAAGAATTCCCGCCCGAGATGGCCCACGAGCCGAGGCACCACCATTGA
- a CDS encoding 2-hydroxyacid dehydrogenase has protein sequence MPCIFVSREGFPESMYKKLEEVGRVEVYRHGGSPWSTRGVPKEVLIDAARRCEALVIFIGDVIDKEVLDAGEKLKIVSTASVGVDHIDVEYAKRKGVVVAHTPYVLVDAVADLAVGLLIAVTRKIALGDRLIRSGAADAVWGSLMGVNLRGKRAGIVGLGNIGVAIARRLKAFDIEVAYWSRRRKPEVEFALGIEYMELDSLLSSSDFIFLTMALTPETRWFFNRERFAKVKRGAYFINVARGGLVDTDALIEALEAGVLAGAALDVFDVEPLPARHKLASMDNVVLTPHIGSATVETRRRMAELAAENVVSFFRTGRPIYAV, from the coding sequence ATGCCGTGTATATTCGTGTCGCGCGAGGGATTTCCCGAGTCCATGTATAAAAAACTTGAGGAGGTGGGCCGCGTCGAGGTGTACCGCCACGGCGGATCTCCCTGGTCAACTAGGGGAGTCCCCAAGGAGGTTTTAATTGACGCGGCTAGGCGTTGTGAGGCGCTGGTTATCTTCATTGGAGACGTAATTGATAAAGAGGTATTAGACGCCGGGGAAAAGCTGAAGATCGTGTCCACAGCGTCTGTGGGGGTGGACCACATCGACGTGGAGTACGCCAAGAGAAAGGGCGTGGTGGTGGCCCACACGCCTTATGTCTTAGTAGACGCTGTCGCCGATTTGGCCGTCGGCCTCCTCATCGCAGTGACGAGGAAAATAGCCTTAGGCGACCGCCTCATACGGAGCGGCGCCGCCGACGCTGTGTGGGGGAGTCTCATGGGAGTTAATCTAAGGGGAAAAAGGGCGGGTATCGTCGGCCTTGGCAACATCGGCGTGGCTATTGCCCGCAGGCTTAAGGCCTTTGACATAGAAGTGGCGTATTGGAGCAGGAGGCGCAAGCCAGAGGTGGAGTTCGCCCTGGGGATTGAGTATATGGAGCTAGACTCCCTACTGTCCTCCAGCGACTTCATATTCTTGACCATGGCCCTCACACCTGAGACCCGATGGTTTTTCAACAGGGAGCGTTTTGCTAAGGTCAAGAGGGGGGCCTACTTTATAAACGTGGCGAGGGGCGGGCTGGTGGATACAGACGCCCTTATTGAGGCCCTGGAGGCCGGGGTTTTGGCCGGCGCCGCCCTTGACGTATTCGACGTGGAGCCCCTCCCGGCGCGCCACAAGCTAGCGTCTATGGATAACGTGGTGTTGACTCCGCACATCGGCTCCGCGACTGTGGAGACGAGGCGCCGGATGGCGGAGCTCGCCGCCGAGAACGTGGTCTCGTTCTTCAGGACAGGGAGGCCGATATATGCGGTATAA
- a CDS encoding 2-oxoacid:acceptor oxidoreductase family protein, whose product MGLLEVRFHGRGGQGMVTAAQVLAAAAILEGKYAQAFPEFGPERRGAPVKSYLRISDRPIYIREPILRPDVIVVADQSLFKAENPFEGAKENTILVVNGAYKAPIKTYYVDATSLAMKVLGRPIVNTAIIGAVVKATGLVSLSSVAEALKKYFSGRLYDLNLKLVEMAYQETVGL is encoded by the coding sequence ATGGGCCTTTTAGAAGTGAGGTTTCACGGCCGCGGGGGGCAGGGCATGGTCACAGCGGCGCAAGTATTGGCGGCAGCGGCTATTTTAGAGGGGAAGTACGCACAAGCTTTCCCCGAGTTCGGCCCCGAGCGCCGGGGAGCTCCCGTCAAGTCGTACTTGCGCATATCAGACAGGCCGATTTACATCAGAGAGCCCATCTTGCGCCCAGACGTAATAGTAGTCGCAGACCAGTCTCTGTTCAAGGCGGAGAATCCCTTTGAGGGTGCGAAGGAAAACACCATCCTAGTGGTAAACGGCGCATACAAGGCGCCCATAAAGACATATTATGTAGACGCAACTTCTCTCGCGATGAAAGTATTGGGCAGGCCTATAGTAAACACGGCGATAATCGGCGCCGTGGTGAAGGCAACGGGCCTAGTGTCGCTGTCCTCAGTAGCCGAGGCTTTAAAGAAATATTTCTCCGGGAGGCTGTACGACTTGAATTTAAAACTTGTGGAAATGGCCTATCAAGAGACAGTGGGGCTATGA
- a CDS encoding 4Fe-4S binding protein has product MTLPKATELPIGAVITQPGSTRRNLTAGWRTLKPVIHDDRCIRCQLCWLYCPEGTIAEIKGVFKVGNKTYDVKYEVIYDYCKGCGICANECPTKAIEMVPEP; this is encoded by the coding sequence ATGACGTTGCCAAAGGCGACTGAATTACCAATAGGCGCGGTGATTACGCAGCCAGGTTCCACGCGGCGCAATCTAACAGCTGGCTGGAGGACGCTCAAGCCGGTGATACACGACGACAGATGTATAAGATGCCAGCTATGTTGGCTCTACTGCCCCGAGGGGACAATAGCGGAAATAAAAGGCGTCTTCAAGGTAGGTAATAAGACTTACGACGTAAAATACGAGGTTATATACGACTACTGCAAGGGTTGCGGCATATGCGCAAATGAATGTCCAACTAAGGCTATAGAGATGGTGCCGGAACCATGA
- a CDS encoding pyruvate ferredoxin oxidoreductase subunit alpha (porA), translating into MQVQKAKHVEALTSNYAVAYAVKAADVDVIAVYPITPQTTIVEKLSEFVANGELNAELIHAESEHSALSAVVGAAATGARVFTATSSQGLELAHEVLHIASGMRLPIVIAVPTRAVSAPISIHNDYGDVMNARDTGWVILIAASAQEVYDTVIQAYRLAESVYLPVIVAYDGFLMSHTVEPVELNEEEEVRKFLPRVVRPYTLNPKRPVTMGPLASPDWYYEFKYQQVLALREAYKIAKEVDAEYGRRFGRSYGVLETYRMEDADYAIVTYGGAAFGNAKAAADMARERGIAAGVVRVRLYRPFPTADILKALAGVKAFAVLDRAIMFGSPAEGPLYKDIATAMFMNGVDKPALNVIHGIGQRTMYVEDMYKIYTMLRDQPRKEVIFMGVRI; encoded by the coding sequence ATGCAAGTACAAAAGGCTAAACACGTGGAGGCGTTGACGAGCAACTATGCAGTGGCCTACGCCGTGAAGGCCGCCGATGTTGACGTAATAGCGGTCTACCCAATTACGCCTCAGACTACAATCGTCGAAAAGCTCTCCGAGTTTGTCGCTAACGGCGAGTTAAACGCCGAGTTAATCCACGCAGAGTCAGAGCACTCGGCCCTTTCAGCGGTGGTGGGAGCCGCGGCGACAGGGGCGAGGGTGTTCACAGCCACGTCAAGCCAGGGCTTGGAGCTAGCGCATGAAGTGCTCCATATAGCCAGCGGAATGAGGCTCCCCATTGTAATAGCCGTGCCAACAAGGGCCGTTTCGGCGCCCATATCTATTCACAACGACTACGGCGATGTTATGAACGCCAGAGATACCGGCTGGGTTATACTAATTGCGGCCTCGGCCCAAGAGGTGTACGACACAGTGATACAGGCCTACAGACTTGCCGAGTCCGTCTACCTGCCCGTAATAGTGGCTTATGACGGCTTTCTCATGTCCCACACAGTAGAGCCAGTGGAGTTAAACGAAGAGGAGGAAGTGAGGAAATTCCTGCCCCGCGTGGTTAGGCCGTATACGCTGAACCCCAAGCGCCCAGTGACCATGGGCCCCTTGGCGTCGCCTGACTGGTATTACGAGTTTAAATATCAGCAGGTACTGGCTCTGAGGGAGGCTTACAAAATTGCAAAGGAGGTGGATGCCGAGTATGGACGCCGCTTTGGGCGGAGCTACGGCGTTTTGGAGACCTATAGAATGGAAGACGCCGACTATGCGATAGTCACATACGGAGGGGCGGCGTTTGGAAACGCCAAGGCGGCGGCGGATATGGCGAGGGAGAGGGGCATAGCAGCCGGCGTGGTTAGAGTGAGGCTCTACAGGCCCTTCCCAACTGCGGACATCTTAAAGGCCCTTGCCGGCGTCAAGGCCTTTGCTGTGCTGGACAGAGCTATAATGTTTGGAAGCCCTGCGGAGGGTCCCCTTTATAAAGACATAGCAACTGCCATGTTTATGAACGGCGTGGATAAGCCGGCTCTAAATGTAATCCACGGCATAGGCCAGCGCACTATGTACGTCGAGGATATGTATAAAATATATACCATGTTAAGGGATCAGCCGAGGAAAGAGGTAATTTTCATGGGGGTGAGGATATGA
- the porB gene encoding pyruvate synthase subunit PorB: protein MKLYYRTLKDLPREELFAPGHRMCAGCGAAIAMRWITKTIGPNAIISNATGCVEVTTTPYPETAWMHPYIHVAFENSAAVASGIEAAIKALKRKGLWDSGDTKVVVIAGDGGTYDIGLQSLSGMLERRHGVLYILYDNEAYMNTGIQRSGSTPKYAWTTTTPVGTAVKGKIQWKKDIMGIVMAHRIPYAATASISHILDMVNKIKTALDYTAEGPAFLHIFAPCVPGWRYPENKTVEVARLAVETGYFPLYEWDHGKLRLNPPSNAHLDKSKRKPLKDFLKLQGRFAHLTEEEIAEIERELDAYWEYLAKLAQL from the coding sequence ATGAAGCTCTATTACCGTACGTTAAAAGACCTTCCAAGAGAGGAGCTGTTCGCCCCAGGCCACAGAATGTGCGCCGGCTGTGGAGCGGCTATTGCCATGAGGTGGATAACAAAGACAATTGGACCAAACGCAATTATATCAAACGCCACTGGATGTGTAGAAGTGACTACGACTCCATATCCGGAAACTGCGTGGATGCATCCGTACATACACGTGGCGTTTGAAAACTCTGCCGCAGTTGCCTCTGGAATAGAAGCGGCGATAAAAGCTCTAAAGAGAAAGGGCTTGTGGGATTCGGGAGATACTAAAGTTGTTGTAATTGCAGGAGATGGCGGTACGTACGACATTGGGCTACAGTCTCTCAGCGGGATGTTAGAGAGGAGGCACGGCGTCTTGTATATACTGTACGACAACGAGGCCTATATGAACACTGGCATCCAGAGGAGCGGGTCAACGCCGAAATACGCGTGGACGACCACGACTCCTGTCGGAACCGCGGTAAAGGGAAAGATCCAGTGGAAGAAGGACATCATGGGCATTGTAATGGCGCACAGAATTCCCTACGCCGCCACGGCCAGCATATCTCATATACTCGACATGGTTAACAAGATTAAAACAGCTCTTGACTACACTGCGGAAGGGCCCGCCTTCTTGCACATCTTCGCCCCCTGCGTCCCGGGGTGGCGGTACCCAGAGAATAAAACCGTGGAGGTGGCTAGACTCGCCGTGGAGACGGGCTACTTCCCGCTCTACGAGTGGGACCACGGCAAGCTGAGGCTCAACCCGCCCAGCAATGCGCACTTAGATAAGTCGAAGAGAAAGCCGCTGAAGGACTTCCTCAAACTTCAAGGCAGATTCGCCCACCTCACCGAGGAGGAAATCGCCGAGATAGAGAGGGAGCTAGACGCATATTGGGAGTACTTGGCGAAACTCGCACAACTCTAA
- a CDS encoding DUF3536 domain-containing protein codes for MIVFHLHLYQPERADPWLEIILPEPSASPYRHWNERVSRECYEPNAELGNYNWVSFDVGPPLLSWLKAHRPLVFKALLDGDRAGMEKWGHGNAIAHPFYHVILPLIPPRDRDVLIYWGVEYFKRFFKRSPEGMWLPEMAVDVQTLEALVDNGITYTVLTQSQVKGGRQGGPFKVVLPSGRSIAVFVRDEGLSNTLAFSGFEKFAELLKSVSGDVVIALDGETFGHHLKGGDKMLAEFIKSRANELGNLGLLYERGYRGEVEIVERTSWSCPHGLGRWSRDCGCDGPAPWREGLRKLVDWVGEQVDRVFESRLGLRGWELLRGYIEVLMGGDNSKYTTEQLRLLEAQRAKLAANTSDAWFFARVGIEFGIAVKWALRALELLGDDNIIREFYKKLDELAVNGKTAEFFCPKIRGPLMAAMMYISLATAGRAPERIGPYFIKPVNDEFEIIDSRTREVFRFRHDLLWGVVQSF; via the coding sequence GTGATTGTATTTCACTTGCACCTCTACCAGCCTGAGAGGGCCGATCCGTGGCTGGAGATTATTCTCCCTGAGCCCTCAGCCTCTCCGTATAGACACTGGAATGAGAGAGTGTCGCGGGAGTGTTACGAGCCAAACGCCGAGTTGGGGAATTACAATTGGGTGAGCTTCGACGTGGGGCCGCCTCTGTTGAGCTGGCTGAAGGCGCACAGGCCCCTGGTCTTCAAGGCGTTGTTAGACGGCGACAGGGCGGGGATGGAGAAGTGGGGGCATGGAAACGCCATAGCTCACCCCTTTTACCACGTAATTCTCCCACTTATCCCTCCGCGGGATAGAGATGTGTTAATATACTGGGGAGTGGAGTACTTCAAGAGGTTTTTCAAGAGGAGCCCAGAGGGCATGTGGCTCCCCGAAATGGCCGTGGATGTACAGACGTTAGAAGCCCTCGTGGACAACGGCATAACTTATACAGTCCTTACCCAGAGCCAAGTCAAGGGAGGCCGCCAGGGCGGGCCCTTTAAAGTAGTCCTCCCCAGTGGGCGGAGCATAGCGGTTTTTGTAAGAGATGAAGGCCTTTCTAACACGTTGGCTTTTTCAGGTTTTGAGAAGTTTGCGGAGTTATTGAAGAGCGTGTCGGGCGATGTGGTTATTGCATTAGACGGGGAGACTTTCGGCCACCATTTAAAAGGAGGGGATAAGATGCTCGCCGAGTTTATAAAGTCGAGGGCTAATGAGCTGGGCAACCTCGGCTTGTTATACGAAAGGGGGTATAGGGGCGAGGTGGAGATCGTTGAGAGGACGTCGTGGAGTTGCCCCCACGGCCTCGGCAGGTGGAGCCGCGACTGTGGATGTGACGGCCCTGCGCCGTGGAGGGAGGGGCTTAGGAAGCTGGTGGACTGGGTTGGGGAGCAAGTGGACAGGGTTTTTGAGAGCAGGCTCGGCCTGCGCGGCTGGGAGCTACTCAGGGGATATATAGAGGTGTTAATGGGCGGCGACAACTCGAAGTATACAACAGAACAATTGAGGCTGTTGGAGGCCCAGCGCGCCAAATTGGCCGCTAATACCAGCGATGCGTGGTTTTTCGCGAGAGTGGGCATTGAGTTTGGAATAGCTGTAAAGTGGGCGCTGAGGGCTCTGGAGCTGTTAGGCGACGACAATATAATTAGGGAGTTCTACAAGAAGTTAGACGAGCTGGCGGTAAACGGCAAAACCGCTGAGTTCTTCTGCCCGAAGATAAGGGGGCCTTTAATGGCGGCCATGATGTATATTTCACTGGCCACAGCCGGCCGCGCCCCAGAGCGAATTGGGCCCTATTTCATTAAGCCCGTTAACGACGAATTTGAAATTATAGACTCCAGGACGCGGGAGGTGTTTAGGTTTAGACACGACCTCCTCTGGGGAGTCGTGCAAAGCTTTTAA
- a CDS encoding MFS transporter encodes MRLAASYVPILIARIGSGASAFLVVKLASGGKLEAGVVLAAYPFLEALGALIAGRWSDTLGRKKTLVLGYVARSLAMLLLAWAFYTHETPWLEAILNGVIGLTTAFILTASLAMATDLTEVRNRGLGMGGFEFINLASYGVGYLIGSALYSIFQGPAAYLTIALLTVFATPVFAKYLPETRPVAPAGGVFLLSVLPPSAVVLLPVWFALTTIIGLGMYAPRVLQVEGGGIVSHVVGKVGEDLVVGLLFIGALALLGAGAVFFGRLADKWGRVKTFRLGLIGGLLALVVLNISLHFGLGPVESIAITAPLLFLTSAIGPSILALIGDEADIRYRGTIMGIYSVMLGLGIGVGSLLGGLVAAAYHQAEINALATAALGVYAAMTALHLALSKAYQGAFRETARII; translated from the coding sequence ATGCGTTTAGCAGCGTCATATGTGCCGATTCTAATCGCCCGCATAGGCTCAGGTGCCAGTGCCTTTCTAGTGGTAAAACTCGCCAGCGGCGGCAAATTAGAGGCCGGGGTTGTCTTAGCGGCGTATCCATTTCTTGAGGCCCTCGGGGCTTTAATCGCGGGGAGGTGGTCTGATACGCTTGGCCGCAAGAAGACGCTTGTATTAGGCTACGTCGCGAGATCGCTGGCCATGCTCCTCTTGGCGTGGGCATTCTACACCCACGAAACGCCGTGGCTTGAGGCGATTTTAAACGGAGTAATTGGCCTCACTACTGCTTTTATCCTCACGGCGTCGTTAGCGATGGCGACGGATTTAACTGAGGTTAGGAACAGGGGATTGGGCATGGGGGGCTTCGAGTTTATAAACCTGGCCAGCTACGGCGTTGGGTATTTAATTGGGTCTGCGCTCTACTCCATCTTCCAAGGGCCTGCCGCTTATTTAACAATTGCCCTACTCACTGTCTTTGCGACGCCAGTTTTTGCGAAATACTTGCCAGAGACAAGGCCGGTGGCGCCCGCCGGAGGGGTGTTTTTGCTGTCCGTCCTCCCGCCGTCTGCAGTGGTGTTATTGCCCGTCTGGTTTGCCCTTACGACAATAATAGGCCTGGGCATGTACGCGCCCCGCGTGTTGCAAGTGGAAGGCGGCGGAATAGTTAGCCACGTGGTGGGCAAAGTGGGGGAGGACTTAGTCGTTGGCCTTCTGTTCATAGGCGCCTTGGCCCTTCTAGGCGCTGGGGCTGTTTTCTTCGGGAGGCTCGCGGACAAGTGGGGGCGCGTGAAGACTTTTAGACTGGGCCTTATAGGCGGCTTGTTGGCGCTTGTAGTGCTCAATATATCGCTCCACTTCGGCTTAGGTCCGGTGGAGTCTATAGCCATCACAGCGCCGCTCCTCTTTTTAACTTCGGCTATCGGCCCCAGCATCCTCGCCTTAATAGGCGATGAGGCTGACATAAGGTATAGGGGCACAATCATGGGCATATACAGCGTAATGCTCGGGCTGGGCATAGGCGTAGGTAGCCTTCTAGGAGGCCTCGTGGCGGCCGCGTATCACCAGGCGGAGATTAATGCCTTAGCCACCGCGGCGTTGGGGGTATACGCCGCCATGACCGCCCTCCACTTAGCCCTCTCAAAGGCGTATCAAGGCGCTTTCAGAGAAACTGCGCGGATTATATAA
- a CDS encoding pyridoxal-phosphate dependent enzyme — MCLKYYEALIRDGGFKVGTVEEASCLSYLFDRRVEVGEEVKLEELYPTPNHHRVYLNSLDLLRGGWPTPLLKISERPKEAYAKLEWYNPFSGSVKDRTVYYLLKSVEGDRLVEVSSGNVAIALAALGNVMGKRVKIYIPTAGKYVTPLLDFLGAEWQVLDVSMTVEALEHLEKDIREGAVHPNQFGNDLNFIAHLRTAAEIDWQLSAVGRRPDYIVAGIGTSGHASALGFYFGVRYGAKLIAVQPKDWIPGIRRVESGMKWIKYVNAEILDISLSEALEGVREFARRHGLLIGPSAGAVYAAFSKIEYQGTLVLVFPDSLFKYTALLEQLR; from the coding sequence GTGTGCCTTAAATATTACGAGGCGTTAATTAGAGATGGCGGCTTTAAGGTAGGGACGGTGGAGGAGGCCTCTTGCCTCTCCTACTTGTTCGATAGACGGGTTGAAGTAGGCGAAGAGGTGAAGTTAGAAGAGCTCTACCCGACTCCGAATCACCACAGAGTATACCTCAATTCGCTTGATTTATTACGCGGCGGCTGGCCTACGCCGTTGCTTAAAATTTCTGAAAGGCCTAAAGAGGCATATGCTAAGCTTGAGTGGTACAACCCCTTCAGCGGAAGCGTAAAAGACCGCACGGTGTATTACCTCTTGAAGTCGGTAGAGGGGGATAGGCTTGTGGAAGTGTCCAGCGGCAACGTGGCCATAGCCCTAGCCGCGCTTGGCAACGTAATGGGGAAGCGTGTGAAAATTTACATTCCCACGGCCGGGAAGTACGTAACTCCCCTTCTGGACTTCCTCGGCGCGGAGTGGCAAGTGCTGGACGTCTCCATGACTGTAGAGGCATTAGAGCACTTAGAGAAGGACATTAGAGAAGGCGCGGTGCATCCCAATCAATTCGGCAACGACCTCAACTTTATCGCCCATTTGAGAACAGCCGCTGAGATAGACTGGCAGCTCTCTGCAGTGGGGAGGAGGCCGGATTACATAGTGGCTGGGATCGGCACCTCTGGCCACGCGTCTGCATTGGGTTTTTACTTCGGCGTAAGATACGGCGCGAAGCTCATCGCAGTACAGCCGAAGGACTGGATACCCGGGATTAGGAGAGTGGAAAGCGGTATGAAGTGGATTAAGTACGTCAACGCCGAGATTTTAGACATATCGCTGTCAGAGGCCCTGGAGGGAGTTAGGGAATTCGCCAGGAGACACGGGCTTTTAATAGGGCCGAGCGCCGGGGCTGTGTACGCGGCTTTTTCCAAAATTGAATACCAAGGCACGTTAGTGCTGGTCTTTCCCGACAGTCTCTTTAAATACACGGCGTTATTAGAACAACTAAGGTAA
- a CDS encoding HesA/MoeB/ThiF family protein, with amino-acid sequence MKVLDRYSRQIPVIGEEGQKKIGRTSVAVFGVGGLGTLIARYVAGGGFKKLVLVDFDTVSIPDIHRQILYTSHDVGKPKAEVAARVLSAVNPEVEVVPVAEPISPDLADRIMSEVDIAVDALDNWASRHVVNAAAVRKGKALIHGAVQEWYGHVTTIIPGKTPCLEDLFGRFKALPSCAAGFCPVLGPSVGVISSLMALEVFRTALGTPALAGKLLVVDLKHMTFDIIEIEKNPNCPVCGRGARGL; translated from the coding sequence ATGAAAGTCCTTGACAGATACAGTAGACAAATACCAGTAATAGGCGAAGAGGGGCAGAAAAAGATAGGGAGAACCTCAGTCGCGGTCTTCGGCGTGGGCGGGCTCGGCACTTTAATTGCCCGCTACGTCGCAGGGGGAGGGTTTAAGAAGCTGGTGCTGGTTGACTTCGACACTGTGTCCATACCCGACATACACAGACAGATCCTCTACACCTCTCATGACGTGGGGAAGCCGAAGGCCGAGGTGGCTGCCAGAGTTCTCTCAGCGGTTAACCCAGAGGTGGAGGTGGTGCCCGTGGCAGAGCCCATAAGCCCAGACCTCGCCGATAGAATAATGTCGGAAGTAGACATTGCCGTCGACGCCTTGGACAACTGGGCCTCAAGACATGTGGTCAACGCCGCGGCTGTGAGAAAGGGTAAGGCGTTAATACACGGCGCTGTGCAAGAGTGGTACGGCCACGTAACTACGATTATACCTGGAAAGACCCCTTGCCTCGAGGATCTCTTCGGGCGTTTTAAGGCGCTGCCCTCTTGCGCCGCTGGCTTCTGCCCAGTGTTAGGGCCGTCTGTAGGCGTCATATCCTCCCTTATGGCCCTAGAGGTGTTTAGAACCGCGCTGGGGACGCCAGCACTGGCCGGGAAACTGCTTGTCGTGGATCTCAAACACATGACATTTGACATAATTGAAATTGAGAAGAACCCCAACTGCCCAGTCTGCGGGAGAGGCGCAAGGGGCCTTTGA